The DNA sequence AGTACAAAAAGCAGCAACTGAACACATAATGGATGGAATGGGGGGAAtgacttcacactgatggtAAGTGAAGggggaaagacacacccagtatgcaaataggtggtatcaggagccaatgggaaagttgtGAGTTTAACTCATATTGGTTatattttacacacaaacagcagcacagctgactcagttactggacttgtAGAGAAACATCACTATGAGAGAAATCAGTAAATCCAAAATCAGTGCAGTTTGTTTATATATCAGTTGGGTAATATGTGGGATAGACCCAGTTTTACTACAGATTTATTTGGTTAAGAACAGAGAACAAGAAACAAGTATTTACGaagtaaattaaattaaatgaaattattcTGAATAATCAAACaagtcattttcaatgaggtaAATGACTCTAAACTCACTTTTATGATGCGTTTCACTTCTCGTCTGTCCAGTCGGCCGTTTCCATCACTGTCGTAAACTTTGAAAGACCACTTCAACCTGTCTTCTAGCTTTCCTCTGAGAACCAGGTGTAGTGCTGCTACATATTCCATAAAATCGATGGTATTATCCTGAAGAGGTTAAAAGTGAACTCATGAAGAAACACCACAATATGAGTTAGATTTAGTGACTCTTAAGGAGTATTCAGCTTTACTTGCCTGGTTGGCGTCAAATGAGCGGAATAATGTTTCTATGTAGGCTGATTCCTCCTCCGATTCCCTCTGGATGCCGAAGATCCGTTTGAATTCATGTAAGTGTAAGGCTCCACTCGGGCATTCCTTCATAAAAGTCGTGCATAATTCCTGAATCTGTGCCAAATCCACTTCCTTGTGATCTGCACTCTCTTCTTGGCCCATCACGTTCACCTGTTCCCGAATTAAATGATAACCAAACCCAATGAATATGAAATAAACTACACAAAAGCGTTGCTCGGTGCAAACACCTCACATCCCAGCCTCCATTAGTGCTCAGGATGCTGAACTGAACCTACTCTACATACAGAGGTAACTTGGGGGAAGTTGTTGTAAATGGCTTTATGGTATATTTTAAAACCCTTTAATCTCCTTTGGTGCTCTTTAAGCTACTGAGCTCAAACACAGCGGCCAGATATAGTGGCTTACTTCAGCCAGTAATCTTAAGTTGGGAGCCAGCACTGCTATCCCTAGATAGCCTTCACCTCAACTCTAGGCTTGATGTTTTAATATCATGTCATAATTGAGTTTAGTCCGTTGCCACTGGCAAACAGACAGTGATCGGCCCATACAATCTTAAAAATGGCTGAAAATACACAGCAatagaaactgcactgatgttggatttactGATTTCTCTCATACTGATGTCTCCCAATaagtccagtaactgagtcagctgagctgcttcagtattttttttttttattccaatgatatcatatatttgcatattaggAGTGTCCTTCTCTCTTAGTCACCATCAGCATGTAATTTCCCCCCCCTGGGTACCTTCTCTTAGATAATCAGCTGGGTTTTATATAACGGTTGTGTTATAAGAGCATGatattgttgttggtgttgaggGTGGCAATATTCTGGCAGAGTACTGTAGTGTTCACTATTGACTTAACTCTTGCTTGTCCTGTATGTTGGTCAAAGTTGATCAAAAAAGTGAAATTTTATTTAGTAAGGTACATGATGACCTACTTTGTTAAAATTTTAAGTTGTTTCCAAAAATGCTATTAGCATAGTATGATCTGGGCTGTTTAAACCTACGTTTTATGAATAAagacaatattttaatatatttagtaGTAAAAGTCAGAACAAAGTTAAAAACAGTTTATGgtctaaataataaatgatctttaaatatttaaatatttgtcttTGGGTAAATATTTTGATTGATATGAAATCAAAATACATGATTTCAACTCAAGAAATCGGAGCCACCAATAATCGGACACCAGATTCCAGCACATTACACAAGTAAATGGCCCATACTTACCGTGGCATGGTTGAGAAGTATGAAGATAAAACTGCATACTGCTGTGTTTATATAACATTGATGGTATCTCAAATGAGGACAGTATTTTAAACGTTGATTCTGTGTCTAGTGCACGACCAAAAGAGCTCATCTGCATATGTGCATTTAAGTGAGAGGTTGGGggtgctgtgggagctcactgattgctGATGTCGCTCTGAAAGCAGACAAAAAAAGGCCACAGTGTTTAATAGTTTAACAACATGCTGAGTTTGACTAAATGGCAGAGAGCAAACATGAATATCAAACCAGGGTCAAATCAGACCCAGTTGAAGAAAAAAATGCACTGTATTTAAGACATCCTGAGATttgttgtatatatttttaaaggaTTCCTGACACCCTCTaatgcatactgggtgtgtctcccactttactcaccatcagtgtgaagtcaTTCCCCTAAGCTACCTTCCCCTATGTGTGCATATGTAACTCTTGTAGTGCTCTAACTGTCTTGTTGGATGAAGGTTGTTAGTGTATGTTGTTTTAGCTGGTTAGTTCAATGGTGCTGTGAATCCTTTTCACTGAATTTTTTGtcacttttgttgtttttttaattaagctgTATGTTTATCAACTTaagttatataaaatattatatataaatatctaatATATTTTGCTTATTCTCTGCTTTTTGGGAAGtttaataaatgcaaaaatTGTTTATAGTAGCTCAGGTTGAGTTGAGGTGATTTTgatcattttacagatttttaagTTTAATCAACTTCTAATAATGGAGTTTATTCAGTGGTCATTGGTAAAATGATTGGTCATCAGTCCATGCAAGCTTAAAACATcacaaacaacaaaataaacaacattGATGTTGGATTTACTGATTTCTCTCATATTGACGTTTCTCTAAAGTCCAGTAACTAagtcagctgtgctgcttcaataatatacagtgggtttgagtgtggaatacaacctatatgagtaaaattcacaacattcccattggcttctgatgccacctatttgcatactgggcgtgGCTTTCTCCCCCTTTATTCACTCTCCACAAGCTATGTGTTCACTTCTAAAATTGGAGGTATTGTAATTCTGTGGTTTAAGTTAAACACTGCAcaagtttttgtttgtttttgcagtcAGTGTATGATCAGTAATGCAGTTGGAATATTTGTCAAATGTGTAAGTCACACTATatgttgaataaaataaaatcattttaagtTACTTAAAACAGCATAATTTTAGAATAGTTAAGAACACTTCACATATTAAAAGTAtgtttttcttctatttttgTTTGATTAAAGTAAAATAAGTACAAAAATAGTTGCTCCATTATAGCACTCTTCAACTgcactgatcattagtgtggcTACAAGTACATTTTAGTGTTGTGGAGCATCATGAAGGTTAGCATACTTAGTCTACTTTTTTTACTAGGGTTGCTCTCAAGTATGAAGGTTTATCCTTGAAATGTGTGACTTCAGTCTCAGTTAACTGGAACACACTCCGTGCTGTGGTGTGTAGCCTACTAATGTTAGATAACCTCTAACTCTTTAAGCCTAGATAGCCACAACAGAACCTGTCACATGCCACACATTTTTGATCAATATCTAAAGTTATTTATATCATTATTACAGCATAATCACTGTTTTTCCTGAGATGACAACATAATTCATTAGAGAAATCACTTAAGTATATGGATGATCTGATCATGAGACCTGCACATTTCCCTGCATTTCACTCTCAGAACAAACACACTTATGGTTGGTTTGACAGAGCTGCAGGCTGGAGCTGCATCCTTCTGCCTTATAACCTACTGACCAATAcagaccctcagattaaagctCTCTCACATTCAGTATAAACTGGCCACTGAAACAGAATGTAGTGCACGTTCAGTTTGATTGCCGGTGTGAAAGGAGGGGGACAATGTGCCGTATGTAGACGTGCTGTATCACAGTCTCAGGGTGTGTGAGAAGCTTAAGAGCTCAAAGCAGACTGTACACccacaaaacacagcagtcaTGGGTGTCTAAGGGAGGGCTTCCCTTCctagtctccttcttgcacTGTCACggcctgctctaggcagattcACTCGTGTGCCAGATTCCATCCATTTCATAATGATGAAACTCCAGgggatttttatttaatatttatgcaatcactatttaattaattaattttaatactAATATATGAACTGTAATGTGTCTTAATGCTAGATGAACTTACAACATTGCCTCTTTGCTGCTTCCAGATACTAGGAGACTAGTTTCAGAACATTCACTCATgtctgcctcgttttgtttggCCCTAGAACCCCCAATGTCTAAACCGGAAGTGACATCaccacacattacacactgaaattaataattaaaaaaagcttaTTAAACTTAAGATTATCTATTAACTTTTCTTTCTTACTTAATTCAAAAGCAAACAACAACAAGTCTTTAAATACTagaaagaaaacatgaaaagatTAACTAAAGGCCTTAAGAGTATCACAGTATTCTTTCATAGTAACTGTTGTTATGCTGCTGCACAGCGGTGGGTTTCCAGTTTAGCTAGACTGTGCTGATGTAGcaaattaaaataaagcaaATTGGAAACTCAGAAATTCATCACAACGTTTACATCCAACCTAATTAGAaactgtaaagaacaacagctcCCAAAACACAGACACCTAGAATACAGTGTATATTTaatatgatatttattattgtaatagATGAATTGGATGTGATATTGTCTGTAATATCAGACTGATGTTGAGTTCAGATGGTGTTAGATTCTTGTCGTCATGGTGATTTTACTTGGATTGCTGGGTTTCCAGGATACACTTCATCTTCAAACATGTTTGCATTTGAACTCCATCTCCTGGGTGACAGACGCTGGATTAGAACGTCTGTGAGTTCCACAGATGTTCCAGATGTTCTAAAGAACGCTGTCCCATTAGTCGTTAACCGACACCCCTTCCGACTGCGGCCGGTGATTTACATCACTGGCGCTACAACTGCTGCGTGTTTTCTGCTCCGCAGGTGGACCCGGACGGAGCGGAGGCGCACAGGTGATGCTCCCGCCCACACCGCCCACTTCGAGGGTGAGTAACTTACACTGCCCTCTAGCTCTCTCTGCTGTGTCGGGCTGTTAAAACTACAGTCGCTTCTTAAATGGATGTACAGTGTGAGCATTAGCCCCTGTGCGGCTGGGTTTGTTGGACAGTGGACGGCTTTAGGAGCTAATGTTAGCGAGCGGATGTAATGACCCCTACCGGCTGGTTAGCAGCGCTGCTATCTGCTCACTTAGTGCATGTAGCTGCTGCAGTGGAGGAAAACCCGGAAGAGCTTTTCTTTAGTTAATATGATTCTtctgatattttattattactgcaGCACTACAGGAGCTGGCTTCCCCACCCAGACCTCGGGAGGTCTTTCTGCTGAGCGAGGAGCTGTGGTGTGGACCCCTGTTCACATACAGGGTAAGATACAGCTCTCAGAACATGAAAGCTCTGTTCTGTAGAAAATCACCACTGGTTCTTCACTTTCTGAAGCCTCTATATCCATTAAAGGTATTCCAGTGTTTCCTAATGTCTccattatttatttgcagaaggACGTCCAGCGCGCCAGCCAGACTTACGCGCTCACCTTTACCCAGCAGTTCTCCAATGGGGAGAAGGTTCTTACCTCTTTCTGTTCTAGCAGTGAAAATCTCACCTCAGTACAGAGTCAGCGTGTTTGACTGTGAAGTTTTCTTTCTCTGTGGAACATCACCGTTCATCATCCCTCTCTCACTGTTCACAGCAGGTGGAGGTGACGCTGCAGCAGAAGTCCGTGTACAGCGGCCTGGAGAGCGTGCACTGGTGGGTGCTCACCAACCAGTGCTTCAACCTGTTCCCAGTGGTGAGGTTATAGAGGAGAATGGGAAGTGTATCCATTATATCAATCGATCAGTCCATtgatagtatatatatatatatatatatatatatatatatatatatatatatatatatatatataaagggtCAGGGTCAGTGTTCTTAAACTGAGGAAAGGTCTTTCTGCTTCATAGG is a window from the Salminus brasiliensis chromosome 13, fSalBra1.hap2, whole genome shotgun sequence genome containing:
- the LOC140575493 gene encoding uncharacterized protein: MFAFELHLLGDRRWIRTSVSSTDVPDVLKNAVPLVVNRHPFRLRPVIYITGATTAACFLLRRWTRTERRRTGDAPAHTAHFEALQELASPPRPREVFLLSEELWCGPLFTYRKDVQRASQTYALTFTQQFSNGEKQVEVTLQQKSVYSGLESVHWWVLTNQCFNLFPVETQLPPQHFGTVKVVAFIKRVGHQVCVVEVQITTESSITSLLRTQTLQTKASSTFKGVVIGEGGCFRSSESSNTNFLETQMIPQPPARPLGPPPGFH
- the LOC140575107 gene encoding guanylyl cyclase-activating protein 2-like yields the protein MGQEESADHKEVDLAQIQELCTTFMKECPSGALHLHEFKRIFGIQRESEEESAYIETLFRSFDANQDNTIDFMEYVAALHLVLRGKLEDRLKWSFKVYDSDGNGRLDRREVKRIIKIIYKIKMRNTDFNMTPCEVCDRIFELVDQDKDGQISLTEFMEGAQQDEWVMDLLKLDVNVSSWFIHNRNKDP